The following proteins come from a genomic window of Deltaproteobacteria bacterium:
- a CDS encoding DsbA family protein has translation MTLARRIAPLVMGAVTSSRTRDVRRAIARISRRIRGRAREVHYFHQAGDPYSHLAAQTLRSLTERYEIALVPHLVAPPSDAAAPERALLEAFARRDAADVARGYWLAFPANAGAPSMDALARAQRLLAHAIARGGFVGNAAAIGAALWNADEAALLRLGSELGEASEADTAAALAAGTALRERLGHYLGAMFFHEGEWYWGVDRLHHLERRLRDEGAVRAAAQGAFIAPRPAPKRGPVSNNPGVTLEFFLSLRSPYTYAVTERVYALARHYGIELALKPVLPMVMRGLPVPAEKRMYILLDTKREAEDAGVPFGRICDPVGRPVERCFSLYPWAREHGRAAELLLEFMRAAWSQGVDTGSDAGLRLAALRAGLDWREAQQHVDRDESWRTELEANREEMFAIGLWGVPSFRVRGGGAPDYSTWGQDRLWRVEEEICARAPNR, from the coding sequence GTGACGCTCGCACGACGCATCGCACCGCTCGTGATGGGCGCGGTCACGAGCTCGCGCACGCGCGACGTGCGGCGGGCGATCGCGCGGATCTCGCGCCGCATTCGCGGGCGCGCCCGCGAGGTGCACTACTTCCACCAAGCCGGCGATCCCTACAGCCACCTCGCCGCGCAGACGCTGCGCTCGCTCACGGAGCGCTACGAGATCGCGCTCGTGCCGCACCTCGTGGCGCCGCCGAGCGACGCGGCGGCGCCCGAGCGCGCGCTGCTCGAAGCCTTCGCGCGCCGCGACGCCGCCGACGTCGCGCGTGGCTACTGGCTCGCGTTCCCCGCGAATGCAGGCGCGCCCTCGATGGACGCGCTCGCGCGCGCGCAGCGCTTGCTCGCGCACGCGATCGCGCGCGGCGGCTTCGTGGGCAATGCGGCGGCGATCGGCGCGGCGCTGTGGAACGCCGACGAGGCCGCGCTCTTGCGCTTGGGCAGCGAGCTCGGCGAAGCCAGCGAGGCGGACACGGCGGCTGCGCTCGCCGCGGGCACGGCGCTGCGCGAACGCCTCGGGCACTACCTCGGCGCGATGTTCTTCCATGAGGGCGAGTGGTACTGGGGCGTGGACCGCCTGCATCACCTCGAGCGCCGCTTGCGCGACGAAGGCGCGGTGCGGGCCGCGGCGCAGGGCGCCTTCATCGCGCCGCGCCCCGCGCCGAAGCGCGGCCCGGTCAGTAACAACCCCGGCGTCACGCTGGAGTTCTTCCTCTCGCTGCGCAGCCCTTACACCTACGCCGTGACCGAGCGCGTCTACGCGCTCGCGCGGCACTACGGCATCGAGCTCGCGCTGAAGCCCGTGCTCCCGATGGTCATGCGCGGGCTGCCGGTGCCAGCGGAGAAGCGGATGTACATCCTGCTCGACACGAAGCGCGAGGCCGAGGACGCCGGCGTCCCGTTCGGGCGCATCTGCGACCCCGTCGGGCGCCCCGTCGAGCGCTGCTTTTCCCTCTACCCGTGGGCGCGCGAGCACGGGCGCGCGGCGGAGTTGTTACTGGAGTTCATGCGCGCCGCGTGGTCGCAGGGCGTCGACACCGGAAGCGACGCCGGGCTTCGCCTCGCCGCCCTGCGCGCGGGGCTCGATTGGCGCGAGGCGCAGCAGCACGTCGACCGCGACGAGAGCTGGCGCACGGAGCTCGAAGCGAATCGCGAGGAGATGTTCGCGATCGGCCTCTGGGGCGTGCCGAGCTTCCGCGTGCGCGGCGGCGGCGCTCCGGACTACTCGACCTGGGGGCAAGACCGGCTGTGGCGCGTGGAAGAGGAAATCTGCGCGCGCGCCCCGAACCGCTGA
- a CDS encoding haloalkane dehalogenase: MDFVRTPDARFESLPAWPYAPRYVSVADGEGGTLRVHYVDEGPRAAAPVLCLHGQPTWSYLYRKLIPLFAAAGHRVIAPDLVGFGRSDKPTRTADYSYARHVAWMRAFTLALDLRGITLVCQDWGGLIGLRLVAELPERFARVVTSNTGLPDARGIPDAAAVPLRALYAQLPVPKTMLEVARGFAATKPGAAPPFMHWQKHCAESPAFTPGNVLRAMCPKLAPAEAAAYDAPFPDERYVAGARRFPTLVPILPDDTAIPDNRRAWEALGRFAKPFLTAFSDSDPVTKGGDARFQAEVPGAKGQPHTIIAGAGHFVQEDAGEELARITLDFIARTPA, from the coding sequence CGCCGACGGCGAGGGCGGCACGCTGCGCGTGCACTACGTCGACGAAGGCCCGCGCGCGGCGGCGCCGGTCCTGTGCCTGCACGGCCAGCCGACCTGGTCGTACCTCTATCGCAAGCTGATCCCGCTTTTCGCCGCGGCGGGTCATCGCGTGATCGCGCCGGATCTCGTCGGCTTCGGGCGCTCGGACAAGCCCACGCGCACTGCGGACTACTCGTACGCGCGCCACGTCGCGTGGATGCGCGCGTTCACCCTCGCGCTCGATCTGCGCGGCATCACGCTCGTCTGCCAAGACTGGGGCGGACTCATCGGGCTGCGCCTCGTGGCCGAGTTGCCCGAACGCTTCGCGCGGGTCGTTACGTCGAACACGGGCCTGCCCGACGCGCGCGGCATCCCCGACGCCGCCGCAGTGCCGCTGCGCGCGCTCTACGCGCAGCTGCCGGTGCCGAAGACGATGCTCGAGGTCGCGCGGGGCTTTGCCGCGACGAAGCCCGGCGCTGCGCCGCCCTTCATGCACTGGCAGAAGCACTGCGCCGAGTCGCCCGCGTTCACGCCGGGCAACGTCCTGCGCGCGATGTGCCCGAAGCTCGCGCCCGCTGAAGCGGCGGCGTACGACGCGCCGTTTCCCGACGAGCGTTACGTCGCCGGCGCGCGCCGCTTCCCCACGCTGGTGCCGATCCTGCCCGACGACACTGCGATTCCTGACAACCGGCGCGCGTGGGAGGCGCTCGGGCGCTTCGCGAAGCCGTTCCTCACCGCGTTCAGCGACAGCGATCCGGTGACGAAGGGCGGCGACGCGCGCTTCCAAGCCGAAGTGCCCGGTGCGAAGGGCCAGCCGCACACGATCATCGCGGGCGCGGGGCACTTCGTGCAGGAAGACGCGGGCGAAGAGCTTGCGCGGATCACGCTCGACTTCATCGCGCGCACGCCGGCCTGA